AGCTTAATCCTGCTGGAAACCTCCCAGACCGCTTTTAAAGCCACGGGTTTAATGGCCGGGCCGGACAGGCCTCCGGTAATATTGGCCAATTTTGGCTTCTTAGTATTAATATCCACTGCCATTGCCGGTAAAGAATTGATCAAGGAAACAGCATCTGTTCCTCCGTCCCTGGCTGCCCGGGCAATAGAGGCTATATCGGTGACATTAGCTGAAAGTTTCGTAATAATCGTCAACCGAACTGCCTTCTTAACAGCCTTTATTAGATTATAGACCAACTTAGGATCCCGGCTGAACACCATCCCGGTTTTTATGTTCGGGCAAGAAACATTTATTTCCAATCCCGCTATGCCGGCTACGTCATTTAAGCCTTTAGCTAATCTTTGGTACTGCCCGATGCTGTCACCGGCTATACTGACAATAAGCGGCACTTTGATCTTTCTTAATCCAGGCATTTTTTCTTTAATAAAATCATCCAGCCCGTTGTTTTGAAGGCCGATGGCATTGAGCATGCCTGAAGAAGTCTCGCAGATCCTCGGGCCTGGATTGCCTGCTGAAGATTTGAGAGTTATGCTTTTTGTGACAATAGCGCCCAGTCCCGGCTGGTCGATCAGGCTTTGATATTCCCGGCCATAGCCAAACGTGCCGCTGGCCACCATAACCGGATTAGCCATCTTTATCCTTCCTATTTTGACTGATAATTCAGGCAGTGTTACCATATTATCTCATCCAGGTTAAATACCGGCCCGTCCTGACAAACCTTTCTATAACCATGTGTTGTTTTAATCACGCAGCCCAAACAAGCGCCCACACCGCAAGCCATGTTTCTTTCCAGCGAACCCTGGGCCTTCAACCGGTATTTAGAAGAAATCCGGGCTGTTTTTTTCAACATCTCCTGCGGCCCGCAAACGTACAAGTTTGTATTGCATTGCGCGCTGCCTGTTCTGAGAGCAGCCGAAGAATGCTTTATGCGTAAAGTCTGTTCCAGTAAATCGGTCACAAGCCCTTTAAAACCCAAGCTTCCATCCTCGGTGGCTGCCTTGATTTTAAACCCTAACCGTTTAAATTCTTCTTTACACAAAATTAAGCTCTTTGTCTTTGCTCCAACCAAAATAACCTTATTTACCCGGCAGCGGCTCAACCTTTGAGCAAGCATCAAAAGAGGAGCTATTCCCATTCCTCCTGCTACTAAGACAAAGTCCCCTGGTCTATCTATCTCAAACCCCCTGCCTAACGGCCCGATGACATCCAGATACTGCCCGGCCTTTTTTTTAGATAAAATCTCCGTCCCTTTGCCAACTACCTGATAAAAAATGTCTATTTTAGCGCCGCTTACCCGGTGTATGCTGAACGGCCGGCGAAGCAGCGGGCTAAGAGACTCAGAACATCTAAGATGGATAAACTGTCCCGGCTGGGACAGTCTTGCAATACCCGAAGCGCTAAGCCTGAGCAGATAATACTTCCCGGAAATACACCTATTGGATAATATTCTGGCGTCAAGTTGTTTCACTAAAATAATTCCAGTTGGCCTGCCCCGGCATTTTTATCTTCCCCGTTAAATACCTTTATCTTGCCGTATTCGCCGTCGTATCCCGGCTGTATTTTTACCCTGCCTTCTCTTGCGTTTAAAATGCCATCGGCCACCCTTTGTAAAGTCACCTTGATCAACTCCTTCTCCGGCGCATCAAACAAAACAGTAATTTCCCCGCCCAGGGACTGTGTGATCTTTAAATATTCATTCTTCACCGCAAGAGAGCTTATACCCTTGCCTATTGCCCCGGAAATAATCTCGTTTAAAGGCACCAGGCTATAAAACGGTATTTTTTGTTCCGGGATAAAACCCTCTTTTCGGTCAGACAACTCCTCCACCCGGTGCAGTACTCCTACAGTGACTTTTTTGCCGCACTTAGGACAGAGATAATTATTTTTCCTGGTCTCAGCAGGCGCAAGCCGCACTTGGCAGGCTCGATGGCCATCCCAGTGATATTTTCCTTCCTGGGGGAAAAACTCGATTGTTGCCAGAAATTTTTCCTTGTCCTTATTTTTTATAGCATCCAACAGTTGATAATAATCCATTTTCTGGCTGAAAATATTAGCCTCCCGTCCTATCTTCTGCGGGGAATGAGCATCTGAATTAGAAACCAGGCAGTATTTATCGAGCGCTTCCCAGCGCCAGTTCATAGCCGGATCGCTGGAAAGGCCTGTCTCTAAGGCTCCGATATGTTTGAGCTGGTCTTCAAAACAATCTTCAATAGTGTCAAAACCGGAATTAGCCCCGAATAAACTAAACCAGGGAGTCCAGATATGAGCCGGGATTATAAAACAATTCGGATTCTTGTCCATTACTATCTTTACCAAATCTCTGGCGTCCAGGCCTAATATCGGCCTGCCGTCGCTGACTAAATTACCGATAGAGCCCAGTTCTTTGTTTATCTTTTCCACCGTCTCAAAGTCAGGGGCCAGGATGATAATATGAATCTTTCTTACCCTGCCGTTTTTACTATAGATACAAGAGATCTCCGAGCTTAACACAAACAACGTGCCGTCATAACTAAACAAACCGCCCGCTGCCGGCTTAAGAAGGCTTTTTAGTTCCTGGAGCCATAAAAAATGGGTAAAGTCTCCTGTGCCCATCAGGCTTATGCCTTTGATCTTCGCCCACTTGGCTATATTTTTTAGATCCATATCCTTGCTGGTGGCCCGGCTGTATTTAGAATGAATGTGAAAATCGCAGATAAATCTATTTTTCATAAACCACTTTGCCCCGGCAAATAGTCATCGCCGCTATTCCTTTTAGTTTTTCACCGATGAAAGGAGAATTCTTAGACTTTGATTTAAAATCCTCTTTTTTTACCGTCCACTCTTTATTTAAATCAATTATAGTCAAGTCCCCGTCGCTGCCAGGATCTAACCGGCCTTTATCCAGCCTTAAAATCCTGGCCGGATTAAGCGACATTTTCTCTACCAACCGGCTAACGGTTAATATCCTTTTTTCAACCAATTCTTTTATCGCCAACCCCAGAGCAGTTTCAAGCCCTGTCATCCCGAATGGCGCGTAATCAAACTCAACATCCTTTTCTTCTTCTGAATGCGGAGCGTGGTCGGTAGCTATAGCATCAATAGTCCCGTCTGCTAAGGCTTTTTTTATGGCATCAATGTCTTGGCCTGTCCTTAACGGCGGATTTACTTTATAATTAGTGTCAAATAGCCTTAAGTTTTCATCGCTCAGGCTAAAGTGATGAGGGGTTGCCTCGGCTGTAACATTGATACCGTCTTTTTTGGCCTGTTTGATTATCCTAACCGACCCTGCGCTGGATATATGAGCTATATGAATTCTGCTCCCTGTTAGCTTAGCCAGAGAAACATCCCTGGCTACCATATTCTCCTCAGAAAAACAGGGTATGCCCTTTAATCCTAAAACAGTCGAGATCCTGCCTTCGTTGATCATTCCCCCGGCTGAAAAATTTTTGTCTTCGCAATGAGCAATAATCGGCAAATCAAACATCCTGCTGTATTCCAACGCCCGGCGCATAATCCGGCTGTTTTCAACCGGGTTTCCGTCATCGGATAAGGCCACTACTCCAGCCCTTTTCAACTCACCTATCTCAGCCAGTTCCCTGCCCTCCCGGCCCTTGGTAATTGCGCCGATCGGGTAAACATTTACCAAACCGGCCTGCTCTGCCTTGGATAGGATAAGCTTCACTACCGCCTCCTTGTCCACTGCCGGGCTGGTATTGGGCATAGCGCATATCGAGGTAAATCCGCCTTTTACCGCTGCCTCCGAACCGCTAAGAATGGTTTCTTCGTCTTCCCGGCCCGGTTCGCGCAAATGGGTGTGCATATCGATCAGGCCGGGCACAACTATAAGCCCGGCGGCATCGATCACCCGGCAATTTTCAGATCTTATACTACCGGCCATCCGGCTGATCTTCCCTTTTTCGATCAACAGATCCATTACCTTATCGATCTTATTTGCAGGGTCGATCACCCGTCCGCCTTTAATCAATAAATTCACAGCTTCACCTTGGTTTCGCCGAGCAGTAAATAAAGCACTGCCATTCTTACAGCCAATCCATTGGTTACCTGATCCAGTATTACTGAATACTGGCCATCGGCCACATCAGGAGATATTTCTACCCCCCGATTGATCGGCCCGGGATGCATAATCAGCAGATCCTTCCCGGCATCTTTTAAAACCTCTTTGTTTATTCCGAACTCCCTGCTGTATTCCCGCAGGCTGGGGAAAAAACCGGCATCCTGCCTTTCCTTTTGAATACGTAAAACATTAATTACATCTGCCTGTTTTACGGCCTTTCTAAGGTCATAAACCACTCTGACTCCCATTTTTTCTATTTCCGGGGGCATCAGGGTAGCGGGCCCGCAAATTACTATTTCTGCGCCTAATTTCTTTAGCCCCCAGATATTAGACCGGGCAACCCGGCTGTGAAGGATGTCGCCAATGATCGCCACCTTTAATCCTTTTATCTTTTTTTTCTTTTCCCTGATGGTAAATAAATCCAGCAGACCCTGAGTAGGATGCTCGTGGCTGCCGTCTCCGGCATTTATCACCCCGCTGGATACTGCCCTGGCCAGCATTTCAGCCGCACCAGCGCACTTGTGGCGTATAATAATTATATCTATCTTCATCGCCTCTATGTTTCGGGCAGTATCTTTTAGTGTCTCGCCTTTGACCACGCTGCTGGTAGAAGATGATATGCTGACGGTATCAGCGCTCAGCCTCTTGGCAGCCAGCTCAAAAGACGCCCTGGTCCTGGTGGAGGGTTCAAAAAACAGGGTTGCAATAGTCCTGCCTCTTAAGGCAGGAACCTTTTTTATCTGGCGGGTGGATATCTCCTTAAATGATTCAGCAGTGTCCAGGACCAATTTAATTTCTGCCGGGCTTAACCCCTCTAATCCCAGCAGGTCTTTTCTGTTCCACTTAACCATAGCCATTACTTTTCCTGTTCCATGACCAACACTTCATCTATGCCTTCTGACTCCTCCAGCCTCACCTCTATGGTTTCAGAACCCGCAGTAGGAACGTTCTTTCCAACATAATCCGCCCTGATCGGCAGTTCCCGGTGGCCCCGGTCGATCAGGATTGCCAGCTGAATACTGGAGGGCCTGCCGAAATCTATTAATTCATCCAGCGCGCATCTTATGGTCCGGCCGGTAAACAGGACATCATCCACCAGGATAACCGTCTTAGCGGTAATGTCAAAGTTTATCTCGGTCTTATGAACTATTGGCTGTTCAGCAATTGCAGTGAGGTCGTCGCGGTACAACGTAATATCCAATATCCCCAAGGGTATGGGCTTGCGGCTTATTTCTTCCATCCTGCCTGCCAGGCGCCGGGCTATCACTGCCCCGCCTTTTCTGATCCCGATAATACAGAGATCTTTGGTGTTTTTGTTCTTTTCTAATATCTCATGGGCTATTCTGGTAATCGTCCGCTGGACAGCTGCCTTATTCATAATCCTTGCTTTTTGTTTTAATTTCATCTGGTTATCCCCCGGGATATCCTTCGCTTGAAGAGTCTCAAAGAAGCAATTCATCGCTCAGAATTAATTCGGACAACAACTTATGTTCACTTCGTTCCATAAGTTGTGTCCTCATTAAAAAACCCATCCCTTATTCCTGGATGGGTTTGATATTTAAATAATATTTTTCCCTGCATTTTTATTTCCCTTACTAGTTTCTCTGAACCAGTTTAAAGGTTTTATAAGTTGTTTAACTATACCATATAAAAATTGCCTTGTCAAGTTAAACGACAAGTTTTTTCATATCCTCAGGCAAATCAGAATTAAATTCCAGGTACTTTCCTGTTACCGGATGATAAAAACCCAGGCCTGCGGCATGAATGGCCTGGCGATTTATCAGAGGAGACTGCCGGCCATAATGACTGTCACCAAGTACCGGATGGCTCAAAT
This window of the Candidatus Omnitrophota bacterium genome carries:
- a CDS encoding dihydroorotate dehydrogenase: MVTLPELSVKIGRIKMANPVMVASGTFGYGREYQSLIDQPGLGAIVTKSITLKSSAGNPGPRICETSSGMLNAIGLQNNGLDDFIKEKMPGLRKIKVPLIVSIAGDSIGQYQRLAKGLNDVAGIAGLEINVSCPNIKTGMVFSRDPKLVYNLIKAVKKAVRLTIITKLSANVTDIASIARAARDGGTDAVSLINSLPAMAVDINTKKPKLANITGGLSGPAIKPVALKAVWEVSSRIKLPLVGMGGIMNWQDAVEFMICGATAISVGTANFVDPRVSSQIVNGLSKYLETQKIDNVNKLRGSLKTSGK
- a CDS encoding dihydroorotate dehydrogenase electron transfer subunit, translated to MKQLDARILSNRCISGKYYLLRLSASGIARLSQPGQFIHLRCSESLSPLLRRPFSIHRVSGAKIDIFYQVVGKGTEILSKKKAGQYLDVIGPLGRGFEIDRPGDFVLVAGGMGIAPLLMLAQRLSRCRVNKVILVGAKTKSLILCKEEFKRLGFKIKAATEDGSLGFKGLVTDLLEQTLRIKHSSAALRTGSAQCNTNLYVCGPQEMLKKTARISSKYRLKAQGSLERNMACGVGACLGCVIKTTHGYRKVCQDGPVFNLDEIIW
- a CDS encoding endonuclease Q family protein is translated as MKNRFICDFHIHSKYSRATSKDMDLKNIAKWAKIKGISLMGTGDFTHFLWLQELKSLLKPAAGGLFSYDGTLFVLSSEISCIYSKNGRVRKIHIIILAPDFETVEKINKELGSIGNLVSDGRPILGLDARDLVKIVMDKNPNCFIIPAHIWTPWFSLFGANSGFDTIEDCFEDQLKHIGALETGLSSDPAMNWRWEALDKYCLVSNSDAHSPQKIGREANIFSQKMDYYQLLDAIKNKDKEKFLATIEFFPQEGKYHWDGHRACQVRLAPAETRKNNYLCPKCGKKVTVGVLHRVEELSDRKEGFIPEQKIPFYSLVPLNEIISGAIGKGISSLAVKNEYLKITQSLGGEITVLFDAPEKELIKVTLQRVADGILNAREGRVKIQPGYDGEYGKIKVFNGEDKNAGAGQLELF
- a CDS encoding dihydroorotase, which codes for MNLLIKGGRVIDPANKIDKVMDLLIEKGKISRMAGSIRSENCRVIDAAGLIVVPGLIDMHTHLREPGREDEETILSGSEAAVKGGFTSICAMPNTSPAVDKEAVVKLILSKAEQAGLVNVYPIGAITKGREGRELAEIGELKRAGVVALSDDGNPVENSRIMRRALEYSRMFDLPIIAHCEDKNFSAGGMINEGRISTVLGLKGIPCFSEENMVARDVSLAKLTGSRIHIAHISSAGSVRIIKQAKKDGINVTAEATPHHFSLSDENLRLFDTNYKVNPPLRTGQDIDAIKKALADGTIDAIATDHAPHSEEEKDVEFDYAPFGMTGLETALGLAIKELVEKRILTVSRLVEKMSLNPARILRLDKGRLDPGSDGDLTIIDLNKEWTVKKEDFKSKSKNSPFIGEKLKGIAAMTICRGKVVYEK
- a CDS encoding aspartate carbamoyltransferase catalytic subunit, which gives rise to MVKWNRKDLLGLEGLSPAEIKLVLDTAESFKEISTRQIKKVPALRGRTIATLFFEPSTRTRASFELAAKRLSADTVSISSSTSSVVKGETLKDTARNIEAMKIDIIIIRHKCAGAAEMLARAVSSGVINAGDGSHEHPTQGLLDLFTIREKKKKIKGLKVAIIGDILHSRVARSNIWGLKKLGAEIVICGPATLMPPEIEKMGVRVVYDLRKAVKQADVINVLRIQKERQDAGFFPSLREYSREFGINKEVLKDAGKDLLIMHPGPINRGVEISPDVADGQYSVILDQVTNGLAVRMAVLYLLLGETKVKL
- the pyrR gene encoding bifunctional pyr operon transcriptional regulator/uracil phosphoribosyltransferase PyrR, giving the protein MKLKQKARIMNKAAVQRTITRIAHEILEKNKNTKDLCIIGIRKGGAVIARRLAGRMEEISRKPIPLGILDITLYRDDLTAIAEQPIVHKTEINFDITAKTVILVDDVLFTGRTIRCALDELIDFGRPSSIQLAILIDRGHRELPIRADYVGKNVPTAGSETIEVRLEESEGIDEVLVMEQEK